cttttaactttattttcaagttaccaaaatctAGAGAGACTATTTTAAATAGACATTCCCAAAACGTAATTATTTCTATAGAGTTTACCCAAAagctcattttttctcttttactctttttttttaattaatttttcaattttttaatttttttattggctgtgttgggtctttgttgctgcacacgggctttctctagttgtggcaagcgggggctactctttgttgtggtgtgtgggcttctcattccaatggcttctcttgttgcagagtatgggctctaggctcatgggctgcattaattgcggcacacgggctcaatagttgtggctcacaggctccagagtacaggctcaatagttgtgtcgcacaggcttatttggtgcttggcatgtggtatcttcctggggcagagatcgaacctgtgtcccctgcattggcaggcaggttcttaaccactgtgccatctaggaagtcctctccTTTACTCTTAGAGATCACATAAGATTAAAGTCCCAGAGAGCCCAAGTAGATCattacatctcaaaggcacaaGAGAAATACCAGTTCCTTCTAGAAAGCTAGCTTAGCCAATTACAAAAGGCTCACTTTGATACAACTGCAGAGCCATTAAAGGCTGTTATTCTCCAGAGCTCTTGGTGGCCCCCCATTCAGCAAGAACAGCCACCTCCGGATTACCTCTGCAACTTTCGGGGCCGACATGCTGGTGGACAGCCCCTGCAACCTTCCTTTCCGCATCCTGTATTTTCTGACATCTTGGAGCTCATGGGAGTTTCCTCGGTCTCCTGGCTGGCTCCACCAATTATTGGGCTGCACCCGCAGGCCTACAAGACCTGTGCTTGCCCACCtttaagactgaagaaagagcccagagtcagcaacagaCATCAATAGTTTAAAGGATGTGGGAGCTTACACAtttgaagcaaggtcctggagcgacaCCCCACTGTGTGTGGTGGGCGGCGGCAGGACATGGTGGCAGTCTTCACTCCAGAATTAGACTTCTAAAGAATTACTTTCACAGACATTGGAACTCAAGTCCAGGGATCTTACAAAATCACTTTATTAGAAACAACAATTACAAGGATAACCATTTGGTGCAGAGTTGCATCTGATTTAATGcagtcagaaagaaagaacatttttttccttattttgctGATATATCTTATTTTGCCAAAGGTAGAAGAGTCTACAGTTTTAAGGCAAGAGGCTGGAATTCCATGAGTAAACACAGATAGCAGAAAGGCAGAAAAATTCACAACTTGTAATATGGGGGGAAATTAGTAGAATAGAATTATTAATAAGTGGAATATTAgtcatgtaatattttaaatttccattagttatacaaatattttattcttattttttagatgagaaacatcttttaaatgttttgtataaACAGAAAAGTAAGCAATTGCATTAGCATTATTAAATGATAACACTGATGTGTTTTAGTTAGAAGACTAGTTCTATgcctgtattagtctgctcaggctgcgataacaaaatatcacagacttaaacagcagaaatttatttcacatAGTTCTAGATGCTGGGAGGTCCAAGATCATGGTGTTAGTAGGATTATTTTCATTCTGAAGCCTCTTCACTTGGCTTGGAGGTGGCTGCCATCTCTGTGCTCACATGACctcgtgtttgtgtgtgtacagaaagagggacagagagagctTGCGgtgtctcttctcataaggactcTAATCCTATGAGATCAAGGCCCAACCCTTATGATTTCGTTTAACTGTAATTACTTCCTTACAAATCTACAATACAGCCACATTAAAGGTTAAGGCTTCGACCTATGAATTTTCGGGGGttataaacattcagtccataacagtggcccaccaaaatataaaagtaaagggGAAAATTACAGTTCAAGAGTGTACTTGACTTAAAATTTAAGTTGATATGTTATAGGACAATAAGTAGAGCTGAGTTGAGAAGTTGATCTGTAAAGATCTTTCCTAGTTCTGTTTACTTAATGGCTCATGTGCACCTTTAGAACCAGAGTTTGGTCTCTAATCCTCTCTCTCACTGAAAACAGCTCTTTTCTCTCAGAGGaaacagcttttttcttttcttttttttttttaagatcttttattgagatacagttaacagacaataaacagcatatatttagagtgtacaatttggtgtcccaatctcccaattcattcccccccaaccctccccgctttccccacttggtgtccatatgtttgttctctacacctatgtctctatttctgccttgcatttcctctttcatagttgttagcatttgccttatgtattgaggtgctcctatattgggtgcatatatatttgtaatggttatctcctcttcttggatggatcccttgatctttatgtaatgtcctttcttgtctcttgtaacattttttattttaaagtctattttttctgatatgactattgctactccagctttcttttgatttccatttgcatggattatctttctccatcccctcactttccgtctgtatgtgtccctaggtctgaagtgggtctcttgtagacaacatatgtatgggtcttgctGTTGtatccagccagtctgtgtcttttggttggtgcatttagtccatttacattcaaggtaattatcaatatgtatgttcctattaccattttcttaattgttttgtttttgtttttgtaggtccttttcttctcttttgtttccggcttagagaagttcctttagcatttgttgtagggctggtttggtggtgctgaattctcttagctgttgcttgtctggaaagcttttgatttctctgtcaaatctgaatgagatccttgctgggtagagtattcttggttgtaggttcttccctttcatcacttgaaatatatcatgccactcccttctggcttgcagagtttctgctgagaaatcagctgttacccttatgggagttcccttgtatgttatttgtcatttttcccttgttgcttttaataacttttctctgtctttcatttttgtcaatttgactactatatgtcttgctgtgtttttccttgggtttatcctgcctggaactctctgtgcttcctggacttgggtagctatttcctttcccatgttagggaagttttcaactataatcgcttccaagattttctcgagtcctttctgtctctcttctccttctgggacccctataatgcgaatgttggcgcgtttaacattgtcccagaggtctcttaggctgtcttcagttcttttcattcttttttccttattctcttctgcatcagtgattttcaccatctgtcttccaggtcacttattcgcccttctgcctcagttaatctgctattggttccttctagtgtatttttcatttcagttattgtgttgcatatctctgtttgtttgctctttaattcttctaggtctttggtaaacttttcgatctttgcatccagtcttttttcaaagtcctggatcatcttcaccatcattattctgaattctttttctggaagagtgcctatctcctcttcatttagttgtttttctggggttttatcctgtcccttcatctggtacaaagtcctctgctttttcatttctctttctgtggctgtgattttcagttccacaagatgaaatactgctgatactgcttgaaactgctgtctgccctcttgtggaagaagctatctacgaaaacagctttctttttgttttctgttggcctgtaatttcttgGTAAAGTGACAAATAATGCTTACTATCACAATTAAAGCTTGATTTGGgttattttgaggaaaaaaatggaaattacaatTTTAAAGGATTAAATAATTGTACCAATGCTCTCTGTTCTGTCAAAATTATTAAGACCCACTTGGTCACTGTCTGAAGTATCTTGGGAACCTCCCAAGTCCTGGATCTGTGTAGCAAAGAGAAATGTCAAGAATTCGGGAAATAAGAATTCTGCTTCTGATATGGCCAAGGTAGTTCCTACCAGACCACCCTTCTGCAGATAACTATAAACCCTggacaaattaaaacaaaaaaacaaaaaatttcactATGGCGGTCCAGACTTAGAAGAAAGAATGGCCACAGGACAAGTATATTGTTTTTATGGCTTTTAACCACAGGGTGGGTCATAGTCTGTGCTGTGTAGAGTAGTTAAAGCTCCTTTAAAAAACCACTATCATTCTGGCTGGAAGAATCTGGGACAGAATTTGGAACAACAGCTGCTGGGAGGAGTTAGGGGAGGAATCCCTGAAAGGAGacagccagagaggggaagttCCAAATTCTGTATGTCAGCCCTGCTCAAATCTCTAGCTGAACTATGAaaggaaaagaccaaaaaccaAGCAGATTGTCACCTATGGACATTTACATAGCAATTGCTTCATCTCATTTTGGTTTGGAATTTTTCCTGAACCTCACAGTGCCACAGAATGTGGAGCTGTTGATTTGCTCTGGATGCCAGGCAGACAAGGATGTTGTGTAAGATAGCTGGCTCAGCTGTCTTCGGATGGATACCAAAAATGATGTTCCTTTCCAGGCCTGAGAATCTTCGGACACTGTCCAACACAATGCAGTCACCCGACATGTCACTCGCGTCGGTGATGAACTTCCCtgtcattttcttcctcattGTTCTCAAGAGCTCCTGCTTGTAATGCTCCACATCCCTTGCGGTGCTGACAAGTACAGCGACATCCTTGGGGGAATAGCCCCTTGCAAAGAGAAGCTTGCAAGTGTCTGCCACATGTGTCACTATTTCATTCAGAGTCaagtttttcttaatatttaaggTTCCCTGAACACCCTGAGCCCATTCAGCTTCAAGAAGCATCTGCAGGGACCCAGGGGGGATGTTAGGTGGAGGATTTTTTCTGACCTCCTGCAATACACGTTGTAAGTATTTGGCTATTTGATCTGCGTTGCGGACCACTCTGGTGAGCTCTTCTCTTGGATACTGGGCTGAGAGAGCGGGGAGGCCGCTGCACTCCATGTGGTTGGTCTGAAAGTAGTCTAGAAAGATCCAGAGAAGTCCTGGGCAATCCTTATCTCTCTGAGTGATGGTTTTCGCCTTGCCATACCACTCCCCATCTTCACTGCGGAAATTCTGAGCTTCATCGATGATGATGTGTTGAATCTCTTTGAAGTCATTTTTCATGAAGGTTTTCCGGGTCACTGCATGGCAGATATTTTTGtcactgtaaaaattaaaaagacacattCAGGTTTTCTCTGAGTCAGTAAAGGAGGAAAACTACACTATCATACTCCTACGAACACCGTATTGTCACAGATCATTTTACCATCTTACTCTCAAGGAATAAGGTGATTGAGGTTGAGAGGGATGTGGAGTGAATTCTGACTGAACCTCTTTGCTGACAATAAGGTCCCCGGccgtccagtggttgggactcgggGCTTTGGCTGCggtggccctgggttcaatcctcaTAAGCcgtgcggcatggccaaaaaaaaaaaaaaatccagctgctTACCTGATAAAATTCCTCAGAGGCTGGTTCTCACAAATGTAGAGAATTTCATTTGCCTCACAGTGAAACGTATTTCTGATCTTTTCCATGATCTTCATGGCCATGATTGTCTTCCCTGAGCCAGGTAAGCCATGGATAAACAATTCTTTGTTCTTGCGGAGGTTTTTTGAGAAGATCTCATACTGCTTGGCTGTGAGCAGATTTAAAACCTCACAGCCGAGCTGGTCACTCAAGAAGGATCTGAAGCCAAGCAAGACAATCACGAGGGACTGCAGCAAAGCTTCCATTTGCTGAGTGTTTGCGAGGTAATAGGACCTGGGGTAATCAATCAGGGAGCTGGAACCCTCCGAGGACTCTGCATTGCTCTCAGGACTCAGGTGAAGGACCTTGGTCATGACACACAGATTTCCAGCGTAGCCCCCCATGTTCACCAGCTTCTGCTTCAGAGTGAAGGCAGTGCGGGTGCAATAGGACTGCTCATCTGCATCCTGCTCCCTGAGAATGGTGTAGAGAATGGGGGGGCAGTTCCAAGGTATCAGCAAGGCATCACAGATGACTCCTTGCTTCTCTTCCAAGTTCAGGTCCACAGCCCAGCTTCTAGAAAGGATTAAAATCCCCTGGGAAAATGggtatatttgcttatttattaattCCTCCAAACCTTCATTCTGTGAGGACAGCTCCCTCCAGAGGGATTTGGGAGTATATTTCAGACATCCTGGTGACACTAGATATGGAAAGAATTATAAATTTAGTggcaaaaatcacatttatttttatgattaattGTAATTAATCAAAATTACTATACTTattcttaattataattaatCTTATTAATTAtgataaattatatctttttgtatacattcttttgccaatattattatattatagtgAAGGAAAAAGAAGCCTTGAAAACTCTGGCACACTTACGGCCTTGGGAaaattccttaacctctctgagactctgTTCCCTCCCATGTAAAACAAAGAAGAATCCAGGTTTACAAAAATAGCACATTTCTTAcggtgaggaataaatgaaatagcatAAAGTATCTGCTCGTTGTAGCTGCTTGAGAAATGTtagttctctttccctttttaccCTTAAAGCACCTGAATCTCAAAATGTCCCTGAACGGTCCCTATTGATGGAGGTAGAAGAAGCCCTCCCAGGAAgaaggtgctcattaaatatctgtggagaagagggagctaTGAAAACTTTACTAGCAGGGACCTCCGTGTAGCCCTGCACTGGGAGATCCTGAGCTTAGACTCTGAGATAGCTCTCCTGAAGCATCACTCACTCACAGATCTATGTAAGACTGCATCCATCACAAGAGTCTTCCCTTTGTCATGAGGGCGTAAGAAACAGTATTGTGACATGAGAATAAACTTGCACTGTAGGGTTTTAAACTTGAAGAGATTGTTGTCATCCTGTTGTGGTGGTGTCAGATCACATGCCAGAAGCTGGATCTGTAGTGTTAATTTCCAGTGAAATTACCCGTATTTCACTGGTAGTTGTTTATGTTCCCTGTGGTGGTGCTTTCTCACTTGTACCAGGTGTTTGCACGGCTTGATTTTGCCTGCAACCTGGATGATGGTGAGCAGGAGATGGAATCTATTATGAGACACATCCAGATTTTGGAGATGGTAAAAGGCGGGGAGAAACATGCATCTTTGGATGGATGGAGTAGGGTAATAtaaggatatatttaaaatggagcTTTAGAAACCAAAGgaagtataaaataagaaaacacaacatTGGTTGATTGTACCAGGGAGTTTACACACATCTTTGGTTCTCACAATTCTGCAAGGCAGATATATTTGCTGTTCTCTTTTTCATATGAGTAAATGGGAACTCAAACAGGTCAAGTGCCTTGCCTATGGTCACACCACTGGGAAATGGCAGAGCCCACGTTTGGACACAGTGGTGTCTCAGACACCAGACCCTCTGTTGTCTCTACTCTACTGCACGGCCCTGAAAGCTGCACAGACTACCCCTGCCTGCTAAATGGAGAATGTCACTAAAGCATTTGATGTTCATAGCAAACATGTTTTGCTTTATCGTCAAAtaggtcttatttttctttaattatataaTGGGACATGCTTCCTAAGGAAGTTATGTGAAGACAAGAGTGtccctttaatttctttgatattCCATTTGGCACTTAACCAGTTATGGGGCCAGACTAGGTGTCAATAAATGTCAACAACTCCATGTGTACCAGAGTAGTTACCACTCTCCATGTGACCTGAGGCCTCTGTGCCTTTTTGTAGGTGTGCCCTGAGACTTGAATGCCCTCCTCTATTTTTGTCACCTGATAAATTCCTCTCATTGCTTCCAGAACTCCCAGGTCTATTCTCTCCTCAGGATTCCCAGAGAACTTTGTATCCTTACTAGGCATACTACGCACAGAACTTTGTATCCATGGACCTAGGGAaatctttttctgtgtgtgtgtatgtgttggtttctttttttaatattttttattggagtatagttaattaacaatgttgtgttagggcAGTTTCTGGTTTCCGTAGTGTAATGGTTATCACATTTGcctaacaatgttgtgttagtttcaggtgtacagcaaagtgattcagttatacatatacatgtatctattctttttcaaaatcttttcccatttagtttgttacataatattgagcagagttccctgtgctatacagttggtgaTCTAGGGAAATCTTTAGAAACAGAACACTGAAGTGTCCAAACTGATGGTTTTCCAGCTACAGGAAATCAGGTGAGGGCTCCTAACAGTTTAGGACACCAGGATGAAGGTCACTAGGGCCTGGTTGAATCTGATTTACTACTCCAACCCCTGACTTTCTCTAGTACGCATAACTCCAGGTATagacaaaatttctttttcagacagtCACTGCATTTCTTTCAAAAGGAATATTTACATTGTTTAATCTGAAGCTAAACTACTGGCAATCAATAGTAATAGTTAATGTAATGAAGACATCCCTATTCTTAGTATTTGGAGTCCAAttgcaaaacaaaaagcaaactgATTATTTAACATTGTAAGAGCTCAGAATCTAATAATAGCAGactctaaaaatgaaatttgctttaaaaaatagttttaattagGTACTACATTCCCAAAATCCAAATACCAAAATATTCCTACTCCTATTTTGCTCCATTTCCTCCATTCACAACCCCATCCAACTCTGCTAAcacagactatttttttttagcttctcaCCTATTCTTCCAAAACTTCTTTGTGCAAATACAAGCAAATATTTCCCCTTTTCTTACACAATAGGTAACAAACTGTTCAGCCCTTACAGCTTTTCACCCAGCAGTATGTGTCTGTGATCTTTCTATATCACTACACACAtaacttccttattttttcttccacagTTGTCTAACATGCCATCTTATGGATGTGACATATGTCCCTATTAATGGGTTCTTGGGTGTTTCCCCCAACCTTTTGCTATTACGAGAATATTACAATGAGTAACTGTACATTTTGTATGCATGCAggtatatataaagaataaagtcccagcagtgggattactgggtaaAAGGGTAAATGCATTTGTAATTCTGATAGATATTGCCAGATTGTCTTCCAGTGGAGATGTACTGATATGCACTGCTGCCAGAAAGTTTGTTTCCCCACAGTGTAGCATATAAAAGATAGTcagattttttctattttttacaatCCAATAGATAAAAATGAttgcttgttttaatttgcatatctctTATATTGAttaatattaagcatcttttcaaatgtttgaaagccatttgaattttatttcctctgaattgtctttgttgatttttctgttaAGCAGTTCTTTATCCTTACCAAGTTCTGGAAGCTGTTTATGTTGGTATATTAGAGACGCTGGCCCTTTGTTTGTAACATGAGTTGCAGATATTTTTCCTAGTTGGTCAATGGCCCTTTAACTTTGTACTTAGTTGCTTTACTCATGCACAATGCTTATCTTTTAATGTAATCATATATATCAGTTTACTTTCATGGCTTCTGGATTTTGAATCTTGATTTTTCTAATCCTCATGCCAAAAGTATAAAggcatttacaaatgttttcttctagaacacttatggctttatttttttttaaattcttgatcGATTTAGCCCTTATGTTGGTATATGTCATAAAGCGtgaatccatcttttttttaagaacttttattgagatataattgacatacaatgaactgcatatatttaaagtgtacagtttgatactttttttcttattagtgatgtatatatggcaatctcaatctcccaattcatcctatccCACCCCCACATTCCCCCTTTGGTGTTGGTATATGTCATAAAGCGTGaatccatctttttaaaaataaattgccaCCCAGTTATCCCAATATCCCTTTATGGGAACATCCATTCTTCTCCACTTACTTGAGAGGCCAATTCCATCACAAACTAAATTCTGATATGTGTTTGCATCTATTTCCAGACCTTCTATTCTGTACCGTTGGTCTAATTATGCCAatacaactctatttttatttgagGATTTATAGTGATTAAATATCTGGATAGCCcttctttttgctcttctttttcaggtttttatttcctggctcttcttttttttttttttttaataaatttatttatttatttatttattttattggctgtgttgggtctttttggctgtgcgtgagctttctttttgttgcggtgagtgggggctactctttgttgtggtgcacgggctcctcattgctgtggcttcttttgttgcggagcacgggctctaggtacataggcttcagtagttgcagcacatgggctcaatagttgtggctcacgggctctaaagcgcaggctcaatagttatggcgcacaggcttagttgctctgcggcatgtgggatcttcctggagcagggatcaaacccgtgtcccctgcattggcaggccgattcataaccactgcgccacctaggaagcccatttcCTGGCTCTTCTTGCTTATTTTTCCACTGGAACTTTAGAATAAACTTGTCTAGATTAAGTTaatctcttgtttttttaattgatatctCATTAAGTTTATAAAATAACCTAGAGAAAACTGACAGCTCTCTCCCTTTCAAGAACATGACGTGTTTCTATCTTATTCTTTTTCGGTGTCCTTCAGTATTACGTAAAATTTTTTCTTAGCTATTTTAACTTTTGGTTGCTGTTGAAAATTGGGTATTTTCTTTGCTATTGAACATATTAGAATACTGAATTTTGCATGTTAATTTTGACATACACTTCATATAATACtactaataaaattatttctattcaatctgaattcttttattgTTTATAGTAGTTTTTCATTAGATTCTCTTGAATATAATCCtatcttcttcaatttttatccctctgatttctttctcttaccTAATTGCACTGGCTAATTAATGTTGCACAAAAGTTGTAGTGCACATGATGATTTTGTTCCCAAATTTAATAGAATGCCTCTAATATCTCCCAATTAACATAATGGTCTTTGGGGGATATTGATAGATGTGGACATATAAGTATAATGTTAAAGAAGTATCTATGGGTTcctattttattgtctttaaaaaattaaagtgtatgTTAATgcctttcaaatgctttttcagtaTATTAGGAGACAATCATAAAGTTCTtctgtataaatatat
The DNA window shown above is from Hippopotamus amphibius kiboko isolate mHipAmp2 chromosome 17, mHipAmp2.hap2, whole genome shotgun sequence and carries:
- the LOC130840951 gene encoding schlafen family member 11-like; its protein translation is MNMEEHNSSLVVESRYPDLVINVGKVTLGERNRHKLQKVQKEQEKAKVIKAACALLNSGGGVIQLEMANNDEHPVEMGMDLEDSLRKLILYSNFEAFFKTKQQGRCCYIFVKSWSSDVFPEDSSFNPRICSLSSSLYYRSGTSVFPMDSREAFSFLKTKKINAKSSGKEPFGKITKIICQDLHESDPTYVIFQKDWLEYGEIVPFPESQFIEFKQFSTKHIQEYVKNIIPVYIPAFANTEGGYLFIGVHDKSKKVLGCPKENVDRDSLKKKIENTIYKLPCVHFCQSQCQIDFTVKILDVLARGELYGYACVIGVKPFCGALFSEAPSSWMVKDKDICKLTTQKWVGMMMDTDPDFTWLDKDFESQLSLSSGPPLSRPVYSKKGLEHKKDLQQFLFPVSPGCLKYTPKSLWRELSSQNEGLEELINKQIYPFSQGILILSRSWAVDLNLEEKQGVICDALLIPWNCPPILYTILREQDADEQSYCTRTAFTLKQKLVNMGGYAGNLCVMTKVLHLSPESNAESSEGSSSLIDYPRSYYLANTQQMEALLQSLVIVLLGFRSFLSDQLGCEVLNLLTAKQYEIFSKNLRKNKELFIHGLPGSGKTIMAMKIMEKIRNTFHCEANEILYICENQPLRNFISDKNICHAVTRKTFMKNDFKEIQHIIIDEAQNFRSEDGEWYGKAKTITQRDKDCPGLLWIFLDYFQTNHMECSGLPALSAQYPREELTRVVRNADQIAKYLQRVLQEVRKNPPPNIPPGSLQMLLEAEWAQGVQGTLNIKKNLTLNEIVTHVADTCKLLFARGYSPKDVAVLVSTARDVEHYKQELLRTMRKKMTGKFITDASDMSGDCIVLDSVRRFSGLERNIIFGIHPKTAEPAILHNILVCLASRANQQLHILWHCEVQEKFQTKMR